The Candidatus Neomarinimicrobiota bacterium genomic sequence GGTAAGGACGAGGTCACCGGTTCAATTCCGGTCGTAGGCTCAGAACAATTATAAACAAGAAGGAGAACACACAATGTCAAAGCAGAAATTTGAGAGAACAAAGCCACATGTAAATATAGGAACGATAGGTCATGTAGATCACGGTAAGACAACCTTAACGGCCGCGATCACGATGACCCAAAGCGCCCGTGGTATGGCTG encodes the following:
- the tuf gene encoding elongation factor Tu (EF-Tu; promotes GTP-dependent binding of aminoacyl-tRNA to the A-site of ribosomes during protein biosynthesis; when the tRNA anticodon matches the mRNA codon, GTP hydrolysis results; the inactive EF-Tu-GDP leaves the ribosome and release of GDP is promoted by elongation factor Ts; many prokaryotes have two copies of the gene encoding EF-Tu); the protein is MSKQKFERTKPHVNIGTIGHVDHGKTTLTAAITMTQSARGMA